A single region of the Sorghum bicolor cultivar BTx623 chromosome 7, Sorghum_bicolor_NCBIv3, whole genome shotgun sequence genome encodes:
- the LOC8077890 gene encoding respiratory burst oxidase homolog protein E, translated as MWAPSRGSSSGSGRRTWRRRIADYLADDQTDVSDNESFITAHSDEYVAASTSMSAAGGGGMLPAFLADQSDLVEVMLELDEESMVVRSVTPTTAALYGTPTASSLPGPGAAGPQAHTPDGPRSLSRCSSTSSRIRRKFAWLRSPSPSPSLRRPPPAAGAAAATAALSDQQVVREAALAARERRRVQARLLNRSRSGARRALKGLRFISRTTTDADGGAALWRAVEERFNALATDGLLARDDFGDCIGMVDSKEFAVGIFDALARRRRQNLERISKDELYEFWLQISDQSFDARLQIFFDMVDTNVDGRITREEVQELIVLSASANKLSKLKEQAEEYASLIMEELDPENLGYIELWQLEALLLQRDAYMTYSRPMSSGSAAQWSQGLSAGAGAGAGGQQQQQQQAQPQPSRWQLQRRRWSPRRAAARARVAAAERWRRAWVVALWCAAMASLFAWRFVQYRRSAAFRVMGYCLPTAKGAAETLKLNMALVLLPVCRNTLTWLRSTWARFFVPFDDSIAFHKMIALAIAVGICLHAGNHLACDFPRLIASGPDEYRLVARFFGRDKPSYRGLLAGAEGVTGIVMVTLMAVSFTLATRPFRKREAEVKPARSARRWCWPLAHLAGGFNAFWYSHHLLIVVYLLLLVHGWFVFLVDKWYQRTTWMYISVPLVLYVGERTLRAFRSKAYAVKILKVCLLPGNVLTITMSKPYGFRYRSGQYIFLQCPTISPFEWHPFSITSAPGDDYISVHIQTRGDWTQELKRIFVENYFTPCVPRRAAFGELGAVEHKSPPRLLVDGPYGAPAQDFRNYDVLLLVGLGIGATPFISILRDLLNNIKLADELMDLAMETSRSEDSANSLSASTASSSNKRRAYRTSCAHFYWVTREPGSFEWFKGVMNEVAEMDKKGVIELHNYLTSVYEERDARTTLLSMVQALNHAKHGVDIVSGTRVRTHFARPNWKEVFTRIASKHPNSTVGVFYCGRPTLAKELKKLSLDMSHKTGTRFDFHKEYF; from the exons ATGTGGGCGCCGTCGCGGGGGTCGTCGTCGGGGAGCGGGCGGCGGACGTGGCGCCGCCGCATCGCGGACTACCTCGCCGACGACCAGACCGACGTGTCGGACAATGAGTCCTTCATCACGGCGCACAGCGACGAGTACGTCGCCGCCTCCACGTCCATGTCCGCCGCGGGAGGCGGGGGAATGCTGCCGGCGTTCCTCGCGGACCAGAGCGACCTCGTGGAGGTGATGCTGGAGCTGGACGAGGAGTCCATGGTGGTGCGCAGCGTCAcgcccaccaccgccgcgctgtaCGGGACCCCCACCGCGTCGTCGCTGCCCGGGCCCGGCGCGGCGGGGCCGCAGGCGCACACGCCGGACGGCCCGCGGAGCCTGAGCCGGTGCTCGTCGACGTCGTCGCGGATCCGCAGGAAGTTCGCGTGGCTGCGGTCGCCGTCTCCATCGCCGTCGCTGCGTCGTCCCCCGCCCGCGGCCGgggccgcggcggcgacggcggcgttgTCCGACCAGCAGGTGGTGCGGGAGGCGGCGCTGGCGGCCCGCGAGCGGCGGCGCGTCCAGGCGCGCCTCCTGAACCGGTCGCGGTCCGGGGCCAGGCGCGCGCTCAAGGGCCTCCGGTTCATCAGCCGCACCACCACCGACGCCGACGGCGGCGCCGCGCTCTGGCGCGCCGTGGAGGAGCGCTTCAACGCGCTCGCCACCGACGGCCTCCTCGCCCGCGACGACTTCGGCGACTGCATCG GGATGGTGGACTCCAAGGAGTTCGCGGTGGGCATCTTCGACGCgctggcgcggcggcggcggcagaacCTGGAGCGGATCAGCAAGGACGAGCTCTACGAGTTCTGGCTGCAAATCTCCGACCAGAGCTTCGACGCGCGCCTCCAAATCTTCTTCGACAT GGTGGACACCAACGTGGACGGCAGGATCACGAGGGAGGAAGTGCAAGAG cTGATCGTTCTGAGCGCGTCGGCGAACAAGCTGTCGAAGCTCAAGGAGCAGGCTGAGGAGTACGCGTCCTTGATCATGGAGGAGCTCGATCCGGAGAATCTCGGCTACATAGAG CTGTGGCAGCTGGAGGCGCTGCTCCTGCAGCGGGACGCGTACATGACCTACAGCCGGCCGATGAGCAGCGGCAGCGCGGCGCAGTGGAGCCAGGGCCtgagcgccggcgccggcgcgggtgctggtgggcagcagcagcagcagcagcaggcgcagCCGCAGCCGTCGCGGTGGCAGCTGCAGCGGCGGAGGTGGAGCCCGCGTcgcgcggcggcgcgggcgcgcgtggcggcggcggagcgcTGGCGGCGGGCGTGGGTGGTGGCGCTGTGGTGCGCGGCCATGGCGTCGCTGTTCGCGTGGCGGTTCGTGCAGTACCGGCGGTCGGCGGCGTTCCGGGTGATGGGGTACTGCCTCCCGACGGCCAAGGGCGCCGCCGAGACGCTCAAGCTCAACATGGCGCTCGTGCTCCTCCCGGTCTGCCGCAACACGCTGACGTGGCTCCGATCCACCTGGGCGCGATTCTTCGTCCCCTTCGACGACAGCATCGCCTTCCACAAg ATGATCGCGTTGGCGATCGCGGTGGGGATCTGCCTGCACGCGGGGAACCACCTGGCGTGCGACTTCCCGCGGCTGATCGCGTCGGGGCCCGACGAGTACCGGCTGGTGGCGCGCTTCTTCGGGCGGGACAAGCCCAGCTACAGGGGCCTCCTCGCCGGCGCCGAGGGCGTCACCGGGATCGTCATGGTCACGCTCATGGCCGTCTCCTTCACCCTCGCCACGCGCCCCTTCCGGAAGCGGGAGGCGGAGGTCAAGCCGGCCAGGTCCGCCCGCCGGTGGTGCTGGCCGCTCGCCCACCTCGCCGGCGGCTTCAACGCCTTCTGGTACTCGCACCACCTGCTCATCGTCGTCTACCTCCTGCTGCTCGTCCACGGCTGGTTCGTGTTCCTCGTCGACAAGTGGTACCAGAGGACG ACATGGATGTACATTTCTGTGCCACTGGTGCTCTACGTCGGGGAACGGACGCTACGGGCCTTCCGATCCAAGGCTTACGCAGTTAAGATCCTCAAG GTGTGCCTTCTACCGGGGAACGTCTTGACCATAACCATGTCGAAACCCTATGGATTCCGCTACAGAAGTGGGCAGTACATCTTCCTGCAGTGTCCAACAATCTCCCCATTTGAGTG GCATCCTTTCTCCATCACTTCAGCTCCTGGAGACGACTACATCAGCGTCCACATTCAGACCAGGGGTGACTGGACACAAGAGCTCAAGCGCATCTTCGTCGAGAACTACTTCACGCCATGCGTGCCCCGAAGAGCTGCCTTCGGCGAGCTAGGCGCGGTGGAGCACAAGAG TCCGCCAAGGTTGCTGGTTGACGGCCCCTACGGCGCCCCAGCGCAGGATTTCAGGAACTACGACGTGCTGCTCCTCGTCGGCCTTGGGATCGGCGCAACCCCTTTCATCAGCATCCTGAGAGATCTTCTGAACAACATCAAGCTGGCTGATGAGCTGATG GATCTGGCAATGGAGACCAGCCGGTCTGAGGACAGCGCCAACAGCTTGAGCGCGTCAACGGCGAGCAGCAGCAACAAGAGGCGGGCATACCGAACAAGCTGCGCACACTTCTACTGGGTCACAAGGGAGCCGGGGTCATTCGAGTGGTTCAAGGGAGTGATGAATGAGGTCGCTGAAATGGACAAGAAG GGTGTCATTGAGCTGCACAACTATCTGACAAGCGTGTATGAGGAGCGAGATGCAAGGACGACCCTGCTGTCGATGGTGCAGGCCCTGAACCACGCCAAGCATGGCGTAGACATAGTGTCAGGCACAAGG GTCAGGACACATTTTGCAAGACCTAACTGGAAAGAAGTATTTACAAGAATCGCGTCCAAGCACCCAAATTCTACAGTCG GGGTATTTTACTGTGGGAGACCTACACTTGCCAAAGAACTGAAGAAACTgtcacttgacatgagccacaAAACGGGAACCCGCTTTGATTTCCACAAGGAGTACTTCTGA